A window of Streptomyces broussonetiae genomic DNA:
GCTCATCCTCCTCAAATGCCTCGACATCGGCTTCTACTCGGTGCTGTTCCGCCCCTTCGACCTGGTGCTGGACTGGGGCCTGCTCGGCAACGCGGCGGACTATCTGCGCGAGACGTCGGGCCGGGCCGGTGAGCTGGCCGCCATCGCCGGTGCCGTACTGCTCGGGGTCGCGGTCCTCGTCCTGACCACGGGCGCCACGGTCCGGCTGGCCGCACTGCTGGTCCGCCACCGCACCCGGTCGGTCCACGGGATCCTGCTGCTGGGCACCGCGTGGGGCACCTGCGTCGTGCTCGGCCTGCACAGCGCCGGCCGGCCCGTCGCCGCCACGCTCGACGCCGACCTGCTCGGCGACCACGCCCGCCAGGTCCGCACGTCACTCGCCGACGCCCGCCTCTTCGGGCAGCAGGCCGCCGTCGACGCCTTCGCCCGCACCCCGCCGGGCCGGCTGCTCACCGCACTGCGCGGCAAGGACGTGCTGTTCACCTTCGTCGAGAGCTACGGCCGTTCGGCGATCGAGGACCCGGCGATGGCCCCGCGCATCGACGCGGTCCTCAAGGAGAGCACGGCGGCCGTCCGGGCGGCCGGGTTCGAGGCGCGCAGCGGCTGGCTGCGCTCGCCGGTGACGGGCGGCGGCAGCTGGCTGGCCCACTCGACCTTTCTGTCCGGCCTGTGGATCAGCAACCAGCAGCGGTTCCGCAGCCTCACCTCCAGCGACCGCACCACCCTCACCGGCGCCTTCCGCAGGACGGGTGCCTGGCGCACGGTCGGTGTCGTGCCGGGTGTGCTGGCGGCCTGGCCGGAGGGCCGGTTCTTCGGCCTGGACCACATCTACGACGGCCGTCATCTCGGTTACCACGGCCCTGACTTCGGCTGGTCGCAGGTGCCGGACCAGTTCACCCTGGACGCCTTCCGGGACAAGGAGTTCGCACGGCGGGGCCGCGGCCCGCTGATGGCGGAGATCATCCTCACCTCCAGCCACTATCCCTGGGCGCCGGTACCGCGCCTGGTCGACTGGGCGAAACTGGGCGACGGCTCGGTGTTCCAGCCGATCAGGCGCGCCGGCAGGTCCCAGGAGGAGGTCTGGAGCAGTCCGGAGAGCGTGCGCGCCGAGTACCGCAGCTCCATCGAGTACTCACTGCACAGCCTCGTCGGGTTCCTGCAGCGCTACGGCGACAGGAACACGGTCCTGGTCTTCCTGGGCGACCACCAGCCGGTGCCGACGGTCACCGGGAACAGCCCCCGCAAGGACGTGCCGGTCAGCATCGTCGCCTACGACCCCGAGGTGCTGGACCGCATCTCCGGCTGGGGCTGGACGCGGGGGCTGAAGCCCGCCGCCGACGCCCCCGTGTGGCCCATGGACAGCTTCCGTGACCGCTTCCTCAAGGCGTACGGGCCCCGGCCCGGCCGGTGACGGACCTCGCGCGGACGCGGCTCCCGGTCCTCAGCGCCCGAGGAACTCCTCCGGTGTTGGCATAGCGATCCGGCCCATGCGGTCCCGCCACACAGGATCGGGGGCGTTGCACTGCTCGTCGGTGGCCCGCACCATCGCCCGGCCGAACGGCAACTCTCCCACGGGCCGCGGGGCGGGGACCCGGGGCGGGTCGCGCGGCACCGGTGCGCAGACGTCCTCGAGCACCGGACGTCGTACGACCCCGGGGTGGCGCTGCGCCGGCAGACAGGCGACGAGGCCGCCCGGCGATCGGCCCACCCCATCGACCCGGGCGAGGCCCGGGGCGGCCGGCAGGGCGCGTACGTCGTCCGGCATCGCCTCCCGCGCGTACTGCCCCGGCCACCTGCTGCGTCCGTGGCCGCGCCGGTCGGGGGCGTACACGCGGCGCGGCACCGGTGGCGCGGGGGCCGTTCGGCGATCGGGGTCGGGCCGGCGCCGACGGCGCCCCGGTAGTGCAGCAGCAGGACGGCGGGGCGCCGGCCGGGGCCGGGCCCCGGCCCCGGCCCCGGCTCCGGCTTCGGCTTCGGCTTCGGCTTCGGCTTCGGCAGGCCAGGGTGTTGCCGTTCGCCTCGGTGGTGTGCGGCCGCGCGGTGTCCATGCCGGGCACGCCGGCCGGGCGGCCGGGGCGGGGGCCGACTAATCCGCCGAGGGCACAGCGGTGCCCACGGCTGCGTCGAGGAAGGCGAGCACGCGGCCCGCGAACCGTTCGGGGTCGTCCAGCCAGGGGAAGTGACCGGCACCGGGCTGGACGCTGAACTCGGCCCGGGGGAAGGCCTCGGCGGCCCGGCGGGCGAGGTCGGGGCGGGGGCCGCCGTCGAGTTCGCCCGCGTGCACGAGCACGGGTGCCGTCAGGCCGGCGAGTGCGGCCCGGGTCGCCTCGGGTACGAAGGCACCCTCGGTGAAGTACCGGTCGCCCGCCTCCTCGTTGCTCTGCTCCAGTTCGGCGTCCGCGTGTGCCCGGGCGGCGGCGTCCCAGCGGCCGTAGAAGAACGGCAGGAAGACGTCGTCGAAGTCCGCCTCCCCCACCAGCCATGCCCGGAAGGCGGGGAAGGCCTTCTCGAACCAGGGCTCGTCCGCGCGCAGCCGGGCCGCGGCGAGCCGGTCCTCGGGCGCCGCCCGCAGGCCCAGCCCGGTCAGGTTCGGGGTGATCAGCACCAGCCGCCGGATGCGCCGCGGGTGGCGGGCCGCGTAGAGCATGGCCAGGGCGGCACCCGCCGAGTGGGCGAGCAGATCCATGTGCTCCAGGCCCATGTGTGCGCGCCATGTCTCCACGTCCTCGACCATCCGGTCGCAGCGGTACGTCGCCGGGTCCGCGGGCACCGCGGAGTCGCCGGTGCCCCGCAGGTCGAGCAGGGCCAACCGGCGGTGCGCGGTCAGCCCGCCGAGGTCCTCGAGGTAGGCGGAGGCACGCATGGGGCCGCCGGGCAGCACGACGAGGGGCTCGCCCTCGCCCCGCAGGTGGTAGGCGAGCCGGGTCCCGTCGGTCGTGGTGAAGGTGGGCATGGCCGCGATCATGTCGGTCCACCCCGGCGGGGCGCAACGTTTTTGCGTACGGGCGCCGCATCCCGCCCGGCGCGGGCGCGGAACCGGGCAGAAAATCCGTGCACCCCCCTTGCCTGATCGCGCATGGCCTGAATTACTGGCCCCGAACGAGTCAACCGAATGATCGGTCGTCCGGTATGTACGGCCTGCAAGGGAGACGTCTCGATGGCGGATGCGACGGACCTGCGCGACGCGGGCGAACGGCTCGGGCCCGACGAGCTGCGGGCGCTCCAGCTGGAGCGGCTGCGCGCCTCGCTGCGGCACGCCTACGACCACGTGCCGTTCTACCGGGAGTCCTTCGACAAGGCCGGCGTCCACCCGGAGGACTGCCGTTCCCTCCCGGACCTCGCCCACTTCCCCTTCACGACCAAGGCCGACCTCAGGGCGAACTACCCGTACGGCATGTTCGCCGTCCCCCGGGAGCGGATCCGCCGGCTGCACGCCTCCAGTGGCACCACGGGACACCCCACGGTGGTCGGCTATACGGACAACGACCTTTCCATGTGGGCCGACATGGTGGCGCGCTCGCTACGGGCGGCCGGCACACGGCCCGGCGACATCGTGCATGTGGCGTACGGCTATGGACTGTTCACCGGCGGTCTGGGCGCCCACTACGGTGCCGAGCGCCTGGGCTGTACGGTCGTCCCCGCATCCGGCGGTATGACGGCCCGGCAGGTGCAGCTGATCCGGGACCTGGAGCCGACCGTCATCATGGTGACCCCGTCCTACATGCTCACGCTGCTGGACGAGTTCGAGCGGCAGGGCGTGGACCCGCGCACCACCTCGCTGCGGGCCGGCGTGTTCGGGGCGGAGCCCTGGACCGAGCAGATGCGGCGCGAGATCGAGGAGCGGTTCGGGATCGACGCCGTCGACATCTACGGGCTGTCCGAGGTGATCGGTCCCGGTGTGGCCCAGGAGTGCGTGGAGACCAAGGACGGGCTGACCGTGTGGGAGGACCACTTCTACCCGGAGGTGGTCGACCCGATCACGGGCGAGGTGCTGCCGGACGGCGAGCAGGGG
This region includes:
- a CDS encoding alkaline phosphatase family protein, which produces MSHPTPRRWFAWCRRHTRIGRGVSFGTTVLAAVLVLGALLLPDRPDHLDPAAFVRLPAEGIVLAALLLVLPYRARRAVAVAAGVLIGLLILLKCLDIGFYSVLFRPFDLVLDWGLLGNAADYLRETSGRAGELAAIAGAVLLGVAVLVLTTGATVRLAALLVRHRTRSVHGILLLGTAWGTCVVLGLHSAGRPVAATLDADLLGDHARQVRTSLADARLFGQQAAVDAFARTPPGRLLTALRGKDVLFTFVESYGRSAIEDPAMAPRIDAVLKESTAAVRAAGFEARSGWLRSPVTGGGSWLAHSTFLSGLWISNQQRFRSLTSSDRTTLTGAFRRTGAWRTVGVVPGVLAAWPEGRFFGLDHIYDGRHLGYHGPDFGWSQVPDQFTLDAFRDKEFARRGRGPLMAEIILTSSHYPWAPVPRLVDWAKLGDGSVFQPIRRAGRSQEEVWSSPESVRAEYRSSIEYSLHSLVGFLQRYGDRNTVLVFLGDHQPVPTVTGNSPRKDVPVSIVAYDPEVLDRISGWGWTRGLKPAADAPVWPMDSFRDRFLKAYGPRPGR
- a CDS encoding alpha/beta fold hydrolase, with protein sequence MYAPDRRGHGRSRWPGQYAREAMPDDVRALPAAPGLARVDGVGRSPGGLVACLPAQRHPGVVRRPVLEDVCAPVPRDPPRVPAPRPVGELPFGRAMVRATDEQCNAPDPVWRDRMGRIAMPTPEEFLGR
- a CDS encoding alpha/beta fold hydrolase, with protein sequence MPTFTTTDGTRLAYHLRGEGEPLVVLPGGPMRASAYLEDLGGLTAHRRLALLDLRGTGDSAVPADPATYRCDRMVEDVETWRAHMGLEHMDLLAHSAGAALAMLYAARHPRRIRRLVLITPNLTGLGLRAAPEDRLAAARLRADEPWFEKAFPAFRAWLVGEADFDDVFLPFFYGRWDAAARAHADAELEQSNEEAGDRYFTEGAFVPEATRAALAGLTAPVLVHAGELDGGPRPDLARRAAEAFPRAEFSVQPGAGHFPWLDDPERFAGRVLAFLDAAVGTAVPSAD
- the paaK gene encoding phenylacetate--CoA ligase PaaK; protein product: MADATDLRDAGERLGPDELRALQLERLRASLRHAYDHVPFYRESFDKAGVHPEDCRSLPDLAHFPFTTKADLRANYPYGMFAVPRERIRRLHASSGTTGHPTVVGYTDNDLSMWADMVARSLRAAGTRPGDIVHVAYGYGLFTGGLGAHYGAERLGCTVVPASGGMTARQVQLIRDLEPTVIMVTPSYMLTLLDEFERQGVDPRTTSLRAGVFGAEPWTEQMRREIEERFGIDAVDIYGLSEVIGPGVAQECVETKDGLTVWEDHFYPEVVDPITGEVLPDGEQGELVFTSLTKEAMPIVRYRTRDLTRLLPGTARVFRRMEKVTGRSDDMVILRGVNLFPTQIEEIVLRTPGVAPHFQLRLTREGRLDSLTVRAEARPDAPSQTREAAARSIVAAVKDGIGVSVDVEIVDPESLERSVGKIRRIVDLRSRDAG